In Sphingobacterium sp. PCS056, the following proteins share a genomic window:
- a CDS encoding RagB/SusD family nutrient uptake outer membrane protein codes for MNEKPTSSIAQPTKISDFQDLLENTTIFNLTGALTQIGADDLYLTDANWETATATERNAYIWNDIIYDGDQNVSDWNIPYSAIFHANVVLEGLEKNNHSETETGKYTRAWALYARAFAYYDLIRTFCPVYNETTASTDLGVPIRLSPNIDYLAERSSLKDCMDLIINDLQTSLTDLPKERPGNNLNRPWKNAVYALLSRIYLDLRNYEKAEFYADQSLTTYKKLMDYKTLNKSASNPFTFNNEEIIYFSRQVIKYPTTTINTSTTKAFIAPELIALYKPNDTRKPLYFRLLTGGYYGKKIGYQGSGNYHFSGLATDEIFLIKAECLARRNEVNSAMNVLNELLVNRWDATMTNPALQFTPLTATNKEDALNVILEERRKELVWRALRWQDLRRLNAEGYNKTLTRNVKGISYSIAPNSLRYIMPIPDEEIILSGIKQNQR; via the coding sequence TTGAACGAAAAGCCCACTTCCAGCATAGCGCAGCCAACAAAAATATCGGATTTTCAGGATTTACTTGAGAATACGACTATTTTCAACTTGACTGGAGCATTAACCCAAATAGGTGCAGATGATCTTTACCTGACCGATGCAAACTGGGAAACCGCAACAGCAACAGAACGAAATGCCTATATATGGAATGACATCATTTACGATGGCGATCAGAACGTAAGCGACTGGAACATCCCCTACTCAGCAATTTTTCATGCAAATGTAGTTTTGGAGGGATTGGAAAAAAACAATCATTCAGAGACGGAAACCGGAAAATATACGCGCGCATGGGCACTTTACGCTAGGGCGTTTGCGTATTACGATCTAATTCGAACCTTTTGCCCAGTCTACAATGAAACCACAGCATCCACCGATCTTGGGGTACCTATTAGGCTCTCCCCAAACATCGATTATCTTGCAGAGAGATCGTCGCTCAAAGACTGTATGGATTTAATTATAAATGATCTGCAAACCAGTCTTACTGATCTACCTAAAGAAAGGCCAGGCAATAACTTAAATCGCCCTTGGAAAAATGCTGTCTATGCCCTATTATCTCGAATCTATCTCGACCTAAGAAATTACGAAAAAGCCGAGTTCTATGCTGATCAATCGTTAACAACCTATAAAAAATTAATGGATTATAAAACTCTTAACAAAAGCGCATCCAATCCGTTTACATTTAATAATGAAGAAATAATTTACTTTTCTCGACAAGTAATAAAATACCCAACAACAACAATAAATACATCAACTACCAAAGCATTTATCGCACCGGAATTGATAGCACTCTATAAGCCAAACGATACTCGAAAACCACTATACTTCAGACTACTTACCGGAGGCTATTATGGAAAAAAAATCGGTTATCAAGGTTCTGGAAATTATCACTTTTCAGGTTTGGCAACTGATGAAATTTTTCTGATCAAAGCCGAATGCCTAGCAAGACGTAACGAAGTTAATTCTGCAATGAATGTTCTAAACGAACTTTTGGTCAATAGATGGGATGCCACAATGACGAATCCAGCATTGCAATTTACACCTCTTACTGCAACAAATAAAGAAGATGCCCTTAATGTAATATTGGAAGAACGTCGAAAAGAATTAGTTTGGCGCGCACTACGTTGGCAAGATCTTCGTCGGTTAAATGCCGAAGGTTATAATAAAACTTTGACACGTAATGTAAAAGGTATATCATATTCAATTGCACCAAATTCACTACGATACATAATGCCAATTCCGGACGAAGAAATCATTTTAAGTGGAATTAAACAGAATCAACGATAA
- a CDS encoding SMEK domain-containing protein codes for MSRSNFEIITEALSHIANKVAIHNHLNLQDINIYLENFFRDILNIIYSDRTFENLNNQEANFTAIDLGDDKKDLAIQVTSTTTLQKVRKTITKYQTEYGYNKIIMLYAKVDKPTRSVDLNLENSIEVEEWSIKDLCKKIENLGDEKILEIQKIVLNQITPSLYDNYSKTKDISASEQYDNLEQKDIRNITDKLLDVCPTISTHRLQKYSRDIASGEAELSKFSDREITSMKYRIFEVCQEELIDFCELNDTTQEVDFITINTLIEKYTDRASLIIQQKSKDYSYPLKNEDLLKKVVLALINDCYLSFDEKGIYS; via the coding sequence ATGAGCAGATCAAATTTTGAGATTATAACAGAGGCTTTGTCTCATATTGCGAACAAAGTTGCTATTCATAATCATTTGAATTTACAAGACATCAACATTTATCTTGAGAACTTTTTCAGAGATATATTGAATATAATTTACTCCGATAGAACTTTTGAAAACCTCAATAATCAAGAAGCCAACTTTACTGCAATTGATTTAGGTGATGATAAAAAAGATTTAGCCATTCAAGTGACTTCTACAACAACGCTGCAAAAAGTTAGAAAAACCATCACAAAGTACCAAACAGAATACGGTTATAACAAAATTATAATGCTTTATGCAAAAGTTGACAAACCTACTCGTTCAGTTGATCTAAATTTAGAGAACAGTATTGAAGTTGAAGAATGGTCAATCAAAGATTTATGTAAAAAAATTGAAAATTTAGGTGATGAAAAGATCTTAGAAATTCAGAAGATCGTGCTAAATCAAATCACTCCCTCTTTATACGATAATTATTCCAAAACCAAGGATATTTCGGCATCGGAGCAATATGATAATTTAGAACAAAAAGATATTAGAAATATCACAGATAAATTATTAGACGTTTGTCCAACAATTAGTACACACCGCCTACAAAAATATTCGAGAGACATCGCTTCCGGAGAAGCTGAATTAAGTAAATTTTCCGACAGAGAGATAACCTCAATGAAATACAGAATTTTTGAAGTATGCCAAGAAGAATTAATTGATTTTTGTGAACTTAATGACACAACGCAAGAAGTTGATTTTATTACTATTAACACATTAATAGAAAAATATACTGATCGGGCATCTTTAATTATCCAACAAAAGTCTAAAGACTATAGTTATCCTTTAAAGAATGAAGACCTTCTTAAAAAGGTCGTACTTGCACTTATTAATGACTGCTATCTATCATTTGACGAAAAAGGCATTTACTCATGA
- a CDS encoding MauE/DoxX family redox-associated membrane protein — protein MYDVRSRTVSFSERYGKAIVLIISWLAIFLFVYTAYTKAVEFDRFQRGLARLAILRPYSTFLAAFIIVSEFVIAVMLMFQRTILWGLYAFTAMITGFTVFILYLLISGSKLPCYCGGVIESLNWVQHSWFNLAFIILGLIGIYYAGATKNQ, from the coding sequence ATGTACGACGTAAGATCCCGTACTGTGTCGTTCAGTGAGCGATACGGTAAAGCCATTGTCTTGATTATTTCCTGGTTAGCAATTTTCCTGTTCGTTTATACTGCTTATACGAAAGCGGTCGAATTTGACCGATTTCAACGCGGTCTAGCCAGGCTTGCTATCTTGCGACCATACAGCACATTTTTAGCAGCATTCATTATTGTCAGCGAGTTTGTGATCGCTGTTATGTTAATGTTTCAAAGAACAATTCTGTGGGGGCTCTACGCTTTCACAGCAATGATCACCGGATTTACGGTATTTATACTGTACTTACTTATTTCCGGAAGTAAGCTGCCGTGCTATTGTGGTGGAGTGATCGAATCGCTCAATTGGGTGCAACATTCTTGGTTCAATCTTGCCTTTATCATTTTAGGTCTCATTGGGATATACTATGCCGGGGCTACAAAAAATCAGTAA
- a CDS encoding SusC/RagA family TonB-linked outer membrane protein, giving the protein MINTDYENGRLVYALFRQNHLIKRQTLSWYRSYPLLLLLTLLCSSFASQLIAQEVSLNVNRGSFQSVMKDVQKQSGYSTTFARRHLQQAKPVTVNFKNKRLSEALNLIFQEQPFSYVIEGKIITTVDKSKDNPKPAEKQNPVRGRVVDETGSPLAGASIKVKDQDIQTSTNQSGTFLIKNAPEGATLIIGYMGFESREIESNSDIGTIVLSRTFATLDVVDVTVSTGYQNLPRERATGSFAFVDQKTIERSVTPNILDRLEGVVSGMIFNKNRPTDLPNNSPITVRGRSTLFANAEPLIIVDNFPYEGDLTNINPNDIETISVLKDAAAASAWGSRSGNGVIVITTKKGALESKPTVSLTSNLTVSSKPDLYYSPQISTAQYLEVEQFLFNKGAFDSRINNGYDYLTPAMDIFLGRRNGTISVADSLARINQLKSYDVRDDLSKYLYRNAFNQQYQASIAGGGATNKYYFSTGFDQNKGSKVNDQIDRFTLNMSNTWLLLNKRLELFSNITYTSNTGNRGDNIQQSTPYTMLADSSGNAINVPIKIRDSFNMEMMTKGLLDWNYRPLDEIRNGWGVRKETLSDYRINSSASYKIVDGLKASALYSFQNGIYHNQTLNPVESFFARDLINTYTQIDPVTKLLTYPVPVGGILDYTNSKLTSHNGRFQINLDKKWNLHSINAIGGTEIRTVTNERSSDRFYGYNDETKLNQNNSVNYNVDYTNSYDGGSDRVPNASIIESGINNYISYYTNIGYAYNDRYLASFSARKDESNIFGVNSNQKGVPLWSTGLGWIISKESFFKVDAILYLKLRGTFGYTGNVNNSLSALLTTNRTGSNNFNAPFNTVINPPNPSLKWEKIKNINIGLDFSLINNRISGSVDYWRKTGLDLIGNSTIAPQTGIVQYTGNSANTITKGVDLQLNSINLNGAFSWYTTLLYNYTDSKVTKYLVTNGSNLNVITANYNNPIEGYPYYSLFSFRYAGLDNVGDPQGYINGEVSKNFNGIANSLNRDDLVYHGSLSPTHFGSLRNTFAYKQFDISFILNYKFGYYFRRVSLNNSSLYTTSVPAYNSNTDYDLRWQKTGDELITDVPSLIYPANFNRTNLYRYSDRLVEKADNLRLQDIRIGYNLNINKQSIIKRLNIYGYASNLGFVWRANKQNLDPDYPAGIPLMRNFSLGLRADF; this is encoded by the coding sequence ATGATTAATACCGATTATGAAAATGGTAGGTTGGTGTATGCTCTATTTCGGCAGAACCACCTGATCAAAAGACAAACATTGTCCTGGTATCGGAGTTACCCACTCCTATTACTATTAACACTGCTATGCTCATCGTTTGCCTCGCAATTGATCGCACAGGAAGTTTCTTTAAATGTCAATCGTGGATCTTTTCAATCCGTAATGAAAGATGTACAAAAGCAAAGCGGATATTCAACCACTTTCGCACGACGTCACTTGCAGCAAGCTAAACCTGTAACCGTAAACTTTAAAAATAAGAGACTATCAGAAGCGTTGAATCTTATCTTTCAAGAGCAGCCTTTTAGTTATGTAATAGAAGGAAAAATAATTACGACCGTTGACAAATCAAAAGACAATCCAAAACCGGCAGAAAAACAAAATCCGGTTCGAGGTAGAGTTGTTGACGAAACAGGTTCTCCCCTTGCCGGAGCATCCATCAAAGTTAAAGATCAAGATATTCAAACATCCACAAATCAATCCGGAACATTTCTAATCAAAAATGCACCGGAAGGAGCAACGCTAATCATCGGTTATATGGGCTTTGAATCTCGCGAAATTGAAAGTAACAGTGATATTGGAACAATTGTACTATCTCGCACGTTTGCAACCCTTGATGTAGTCGATGTTACCGTTTCTACGGGCTATCAAAATCTCCCAAGAGAACGAGCAACAGGTTCCTTTGCTTTTGTGGATCAAAAAACAATCGAAAGATCAGTTACACCAAATATACTTGACAGGCTTGAAGGCGTGGTTAGCGGTATGATCTTCAATAAAAACAGACCTACGGATTTACCAAACAATTCGCCTATTACCGTGCGCGGTCGCAGTACACTTTTTGCAAATGCTGAACCGTTAATCATCGTTGATAATTTTCCATACGAAGGTGATCTAACGAACATCAATCCTAATGACATTGAAACGATCAGCGTTTTGAAAGATGCGGCCGCAGCATCGGCTTGGGGTTCCCGAAGTGGGAACGGAGTTATCGTAATCACAACAAAGAAAGGTGCTTTAGAAAGTAAGCCGACTGTCTCGTTAACATCAAACCTGACAGTATCGTCAAAACCGGATTTATACTACTCTCCACAGATAAGCACAGCGCAATACTTGGAAGTAGAACAGTTTTTGTTCAATAAAGGCGCTTTTGACTCCCGGATAAATAACGGTTACGATTACCTTACTCCAGCAATGGATATTTTCTTAGGTCGTAGAAATGGTACCATTTCAGTAGCGGATTCTTTAGCTCGCATCAATCAATTAAAATCTTATGATGTTCGTGATGATCTATCTAAGTACTTATATAGAAATGCCTTTAATCAGCAATATCAAGCTAGTATTGCCGGAGGTGGGGCGACAAACAAGTACTACTTTTCAACCGGATTCGATCAAAATAAGGGCTCAAAAGTAAACGATCAGATTGATCGTTTTACCTTAAACATGAGCAATACATGGCTTTTGCTTAACAAGCGATTGGAACTTTTTTCCAATATCACCTACACTTCAAACACAGGTAATCGTGGCGATAATATTCAGCAATCAACACCATATACTATGCTCGCTGACTCAAGTGGAAACGCAATCAATGTACCGATCAAAATTAGGGATAGTTTCAATATGGAAATGATGACCAAAGGATTGTTGGATTGGAACTACCGACCATTGGACGAAATAAGAAATGGTTGGGGAGTACGTAAAGAAACATTATCCGATTACAGAATAAATTCGTCGGCATCCTACAAAATTGTCGATGGTCTAAAGGCATCTGCTCTTTATAGTTTCCAGAACGGGATATATCATAATCAAACCCTCAATCCAGTCGAATCTTTTTTCGCACGAGACCTGATAAATACGTACACACAAATTGATCCTGTAACAAAACTTCTAACCTATCCCGTTCCGGTCGGGGGAATATTGGACTATACCAATTCCAAATTAACAAGCCATAATGGTCGCTTTCAGATTAACTTGGACAAGAAATGGAACCTTCATTCCATAAATGCCATTGGAGGTACGGAGATCAGAACCGTTACAAATGAGAGAAGCAGTGATCGCTTTTATGGCTACAATGATGAAACCAAATTGAACCAAAACAATAGTGTAAATTACAATGTAGATTATACAAACTCATATGATGGTGGCAGTGATCGCGTCCCAAATGCTTCAATAATTGAAAGCGGAATTAATAACTATATATCCTATTATACAAATATCGGATACGCTTATAACGATCGGTACCTCGCTTCCTTTAGTGCACGAAAAGATGAATCTAATATTTTTGGTGTCAATAGTAACCAAAAAGGCGTGCCATTATGGAGTACGGGATTAGGCTGGATAATATCGAAAGAAAGTTTTTTCAAAGTTGATGCGATTCTATACCTAAAACTCCGCGGAACTTTCGGCTACACGGGTAATGTCAACAATTCACTTTCCGCCTTATTAACCACAAATCGAACTGGTAGCAACAATTTTAATGCCCCTTTCAATACTGTAATTAATCCCCCAAACCCGTCGTTAAAATGGGAAAAAATAAAGAACATAAACATCGGTCTTGATTTTAGTTTAATAAACAATCGTATTTCCGGTAGTGTGGACTATTGGAGAAAAACCGGACTGGATCTTATTGGTAACAGCACAATAGCCCCGCAAACAGGTATTGTACAATATACCGGTAATTCGGCTAATACGATTACCAAGGGAGTTGACTTACAGCTTAATTCCATTAATCTAAATGGGGCATTCTCGTGGTACACCACATTACTGTACAACTATACCGATAGTAAAGTAACGAAATACCTAGTTACTAATGGATCAAACTTAAATGTAATCACGGCTAATTACAACAATCCAATAGAAGGTTATCCCTACTATTCCCTATTTAGTTTTAGGTACGCTGGATTAGACAACGTAGGTGATCCGCAAGGCTACATCAATGGAGAAGTAAGTAAAAATTTCAATGGAATTGCCAACTCATTAAACCGTGATGATCTGGTTTACCACGGAAGCCTATCGCCTACACATTTCGGAAGTTTACGAAACACTTTTGCATATAAGCAATTTGACATTTCTTTTATCCTGAACTACAAATTTGGCTACTACTTCCGAAGAGTATCCTTAAATAATTCTAGCTTGTACACAACTTCAGTTCCAGCCTACAATAGCAATACAGATTACGATCTTCGTTGGCAAAAAACAGGTGACGAACTTATAACTGACGTTCCCTCGCTAATATATCCAGCTAATTTTAACCGGACTAATCTATACAGGTATTCAGATCGTCTGGTTGAAAAAGCGGATAACTTAAGACTTCAAGATATTCGGATCGGCTATAATCTTAATATAAACAAACAGAGCATTATAAAGCGATTAAATATTTACGGATATGCGAGCAATTTAGGTTTTGTATGGCGGGCAAATAAACAAAACCTTGATCCGGATTATCCGGCAGGAATACCACTTATGCGCAATTTTTCACTTGGTTTAAGGGCAGACTTTTAA
- a CDS encoding TlpA family protein disulfide reductase, producing MKTTISIIILQLFALTLVSQTKKYKDITISGHFSKKAQSEIFRDTEFWYYNEAPLHDFIITSNHKFTMDNGNFNVKIKNNDKYGFFRCRATQIPSLCIDYFLVQQGDSIYMDIKEKTNVSFSGRGSEKLNYQHFAGKLIQQYQFITHEDSLEYKENPLDFRLLKYQESLKICLDSLEKLKSTTDPTIIEILRINTISLISNNYQDILALDFYFTDDQKQKSRTINFLRWTLQQQHLYPVSDTTIIKYAINYADYLKSTQVNFSKIINGVNKYEKISLEKTFKEFQNNYSGLLRDKLITSLLLQLHLDPELQQFAKESLEFVKTQPSVDEILKIINRKSKGSPAFNFTFETAEGKEIQLSDFRGSIIIVDTWYNGCTNCVTLAKLLAPLVEKYSKTKTVTFLSVNVDYKRERFLSGVKSGLYGNKNVIHSWTRGKGQLDPFISHYQYYSYPNILIIDKMGNVITANPYKNQSEVIPNIERYIQLYK from the coding sequence ATGAAAACTACTATTTCAATAATCATACTTCAACTTTTCGCATTGACTTTAGTATCACAAACGAAAAAATATAAGGACATTACCATATCTGGACATTTCTCAAAAAAGGCACAAAGCGAAATATTTCGCGATACGGAATTCTGGTATTATAACGAAGCACCATTACATGACTTCATAATTACCTCGAACCATAAATTTACAATGGATAATGGAAATTTTAATGTAAAAATTAAAAACAATGACAAGTATGGTTTCTTCAGGTGCAGAGCAACACAAATACCGTCCTTGTGTATTGATTATTTCCTTGTACAGCAAGGTGATAGCATATATATGGATATTAAAGAAAAAACGAATGTTTCCTTCAGCGGCAGAGGAAGCGAAAAATTAAATTATCAACATTTTGCCGGTAAATTAATTCAACAATATCAATTCATCACTCACGAAGATAGTTTAGAATATAAAGAGAATCCGCTAGACTTTAGGCTGCTAAAATATCAGGAATCACTTAAAATTTGTCTTGATTCACTTGAGAAGCTCAAATCAACAACAGATCCGACAATTATCGAAATTCTTAGAATAAATACAATATCGTTGATCTCAAATAATTATCAAGACATACTTGCACTTGATTTTTATTTCACAGATGATCAAAAACAAAAATCACGGACAATTAACTTTTTAAGATGGACTCTACAACAGCAACATCTTTATCCTGTGTCAGATACTACAATCATAAAATACGCCATAAACTATGCAGACTACTTGAAATCAACACAAGTAAACTTTAGTAAAATAATAAATGGTGTTAATAAGTATGAAAAGATTTCTTTAGAAAAAACTTTCAAAGAATTTCAAAATAACTACTCAGGACTTTTGAGAGATAAACTTATCACATCCTTACTGTTACAGCTTCATTTAGATCCTGAACTCCAACAATTCGCAAAAGAAAGTCTCGAATTCGTTAAAACTCAGCCAAGCGTAGATGAAATACTAAAAATCATAAATAGAAAAAGTAAAGGTTCACCAGCGTTTAATTTTACATTTGAAACTGCCGAAGGAAAGGAAATACAACTTTCTGACTTTCGCGGCTCGATAATAATTGTCGATACTTGGTATAATGGATGTACAAATTGCGTTACACTTGCAAAACTATTGGCACCATTGGTAGAAAAGTACAGCAAAACTAAAACGGTCACATTTCTAAGTGTCAACGTAGATTATAAAAGGGAAAGATTCTTATCAGGAGTCAAAAGTGGCTTATATGGAAATAAAAATGTTATCCATTCCTGGACACGCGGTAAAGGTCAATTAGATCCGTTCATTTCACATTATCAATATTATTCTTATCCAAATATTTTGATAATTGATAAGATGGGAAATGTTATAACAGCAAACCCCTATAAAAATCAAAGTGAAGTAATACCCAATATTGAAAGATACATTCAACTATATAAATAA
- a CDS encoding LytTR family DNA-binding domain-containing protein produces the protein MPLPTYLKRSSQLAISFVAALYITFHGRPLNFGEAILCLDFYSAFLPSLGVAYAMVWIVQYFTIWLDQIVLWTEKFWPRFILQIVLGFILPSLLDMFVFYVIFASTGRANIFGDFLLIDYPMVVSFVALMNMFYVLLFYRHQHKRALEVIASELTIEIESNDASIKKVEQEKEETSLSVEYYGRLYELDVRKDIIMFATVNKQVRVFTMANKSYPIALSLASLREKYALLNFYQISRGVIINMSVVSSYQTGEKRDTLELILDENKLNLIPNSTYLVVTKENIPSIESFFRK, from the coding sequence ATGCCGTTACCGACCTACTTAAAGCGTAGTTCCCAACTCGCTATATCATTTGTTGCCGCACTTTACATCACTTTTCATGGCAGACCACTTAATTTTGGTGAAGCAATTTTATGCTTGGACTTTTATAGTGCATTTTTACCCAGTTTGGGTGTGGCTTATGCCATGGTTTGGATTGTCCAATATTTTACTATTTGGCTAGACCAAATTGTACTTTGGACGGAGAAGTTTTGGCCGCGATTTATTTTGCAAATTGTGCTGGGTTTTATCTTGCCATCACTGTTGGATATGTTTGTTTTCTACGTAATTTTTGCCAGTACTGGCCGTGCAAATATCTTCGGTGATTTTTTGCTTATTGATTACCCCATGGTAGTATCTTTTGTAGCTTTGATGAATATGTTTTATGTGCTTCTATTTTATAGGCATCAACATAAGCGTGCATTAGAAGTTATCGCGTCAGAATTGACTATAGAGATAGAAAGTAATGATGCTTCCATCAAAAAAGTAGAACAGGAAAAAGAGGAGACATCACTTTCAGTTGAATATTATGGGCGGCTTTATGAACTAGACGTGCGGAAAGACATCATCATGTTTGCAACCGTAAATAAGCAGGTACGTGTCTTTACGATGGCTAATAAATCTTATCCAATCGCTTTGTCACTGGCATCCCTTCGTGAGAAATATGCGCTCCTAAATTTTTACCAGATCAGTAGGGGAGTAATTATTAATATGTCCGTTGTTTCTTCCTATCAAACTGGTGAAAAAAGAGATACTTTGGAACTTATTTTAGATGAAAACAAACTTAATTTGATTCCGAATTCAACATATTTGGTCGTGACCAAAGAGAATATTCCCTCAATTGAGTCTTTTTTTCGAAAATAG